One Brassica napus cultivar Da-Ae chromosome C2, Da-Ae, whole genome shotgun sequence DNA window includes the following coding sequences:
- the LOC106407775 gene encoding uncharacterized protein LOC106407775 produces MEFNPFTSGPKFVDLLQSQQTIFGSSEVPVYGTPHSVGSVSVVEGKERRAWMPADDILLISAWLNTSKDPVVGNEQRSGAFWKRIAAYFGASQKAEGSKPRESTHCKQRWQKINDLVCKLCGSFEAATREKTSGQNETDGIYRKRKVADAGAATEADECTSRPPGVKAAKARGKKSAVEEKGVSAFESMWTIKQADLASKERLSKMALLDRLFAKEGPLNEREKALKTRLIDELLAVRDCTLGQRLVCVCGEDCEWKGHESEYVASRERERE; encoded by the exons ATGGAATTTAATCCATTTACGAGTGGACCAAAATTTGTTGATCTTCTCCAAAGTCAACAAACTATATTTGGTTCATCTGAAGTTCCTGTATATGGAACTCCACATTCTGTCGGTTCAGTGAGTGTTGTAGAGGGTAAAGAACGGAGGGCATGGATGCCTGCAGATGACATTTTGCTCATCAGTGCCTGGCTCAACACGAGCAAAGACCCAGTCGTGGGTAATGAGCAAAGATCAGGCGCATTTTGGAAAAGAATTGCAGCCTACTTTGGGGCAAGCCAGAAAGCTGAAGGGTCCAAACCGAGAGAGTCGACGCACTGTAAGCAGCGGTGGCAGAAGATCAATGACCTCGTGTGCAAGTTATGTGGCTCGTTTGAAGCTGCAACAAGGGAGAAGACCAGCGGACAAAATGAAACTGAT GGAATCTATAGGAAGAGGAAGGTGGCCGATGCTGGAGCTGCAACTGAAGCTGATGAATGCACCAGTCGTCCACCGGGTGTAAAGGCAGCTAAGGCACGTGGTAAGAAGTCAGCAGTTGAGGAGAAGGGGGTGTCAGCCTTTGAGTCAATGTGGACCATCAAACAGGCTGATCTAGCCTCTAAAGAAAGGCTCTCCAAGATGGCTCTGCTTGACAGGCTGTTTGCAAAAGAAGGACCATTGAATGAGCGTGAGAAAGCGCTAAAGACCAGGCTGATAGATGAATTGTTGGCT gtgaGAGACTGTACTTTGGGACAGAGACttgtgtgtgtctgtggtgAAGATTGTGAGTGGAAAGGTCACGAGAGTGAGTATGTTGCATCacgagagagggagagagagtga